A genomic segment from Spinacia oleracea cultivar Varoflay chromosome 3, BTI_SOV_V1, whole genome shotgun sequence encodes:
- the LOC110794691 gene encoding uncharacterized protein encodes MVKYICHVKKWCNDKFSEQWLFDTAYTIRGMYTRMIEGGMKVQWSHYIWNRLTVPKHRFILWLAIQGKLKTKDRLHQYGIGTDDLCSICGRETESSIHLFFDCCFSDDCKKAVLTWVGIPGGDLGLFPLLRKAERYTKGDFRRKVMYTVIAGLVYHVWKARNESVWLLKTPTVNQVVKNVQTDVRGRIQNIMGRKVSSRDRDWFSSL; translated from the coding sequence ATGGTGAAGTATATCTGTCATGTCAAAAAATGGTGCAATGACAAATTCAGTGAGCAATGGCTTTTTGATACTGCCTATACCATCAGAGGTATGTACACCAGAATGATTGAGGGGGGTATGAAGGTCCAATGGTCTCATTATATTTGGAACAGGTTAACTGTCCCTAAACACAGGTTCATCCTGTGGTTAGCTATCCAAGGCAAACTGAAAACAAAGGATAGACTGCATCAATATGGAATAGGAACTGATGATTTGTGTTCCATCTGTGGTAGAGAAACTGAGTCAAGCATTCATCTGTTCTTTGATTGCTGTTTTAGTGATGACTGTAAGAAGGCTGTGCTCACTTGGGTTGGCATTCCTGGTGGGGATCTAGGCCTGTTCCCCCTTCTCAGAAAGGCTGAAAGATACACTAAGGGTGATTTTAGAAGGAAAGTAATGTACACAGTGATTGCTGGTCTTGTGTACCATGTTTGGAAGGCTAGGAATGAAAGTGTGTGGCTGTTGAAGACCCCCACTGTGAATCAAGTGGTCAAGAATGTGCAGACTGATGTTAGAGGCAGAATTCAGAACATCATGGGTAGGAAAGTGAGTTCCAGAGATAGGGATTGGTTTTCTTCACTCTAG